ATGATTACGATTGGCGGAAATTCGAGGCGAAGCTTAACGGCTATCCACAGTACATCACCAATATCGATGGCTTGGACATTCATTTTATCCATGTCCGCTCGAAGCATAAAGGAGCTTTGCCGATCATCCTTACGCATGGCTGGCCGGGTTCTTTCATCGAGATGATGAAAATTATAGATCCGCTTGCGAACCCTACGGCTTACGGCGGAAAAGCATCCGATGCATTTGACGTGGTAATTCCCTCCCTGCCGGGCTACGGATTCTCCGAAAAGCCGACGGAGCCCGGTTGGGGACCGGACAAAATTGCAAGTGCCTGGATCGAGTTAATGAAGCGTCTTGGTTATGACAAATACGTGGCGCAAGGCGGAGACTGGGGAGCGTTAGTCACCGATCTGATGGCGGTGCAGGCGCCTGAAGGATTGATCGGTATTCATTCCAATATGCCAGGCACCGTTCCGGCTGGCATCGCAAGAACGCTCCAGTGCGGCGATCCGATGCCAGCCGGGCTCACTTCCGAAGAAAAGCGCGCGTTTGAACAGCTGGCTGCCTTCGACAAGCATCTCGGCTATGCCGATTTAATGGGCACCCGGCCGCAAACGTTAACCGCGCTTGCGGATTCACCGATTGGTCTCGCAGCCTTTATGCTTGATCATGACGACAAAAGCCTAAAACTCATGTCAAATGCATTCCGAGGCAAACCCGGTGGGCTCTCGCGAGACGATATTCTCGATGACATCAGTTTGTATTGGCTGACCAACACGGCGATCTCATCGGCTCGTCTCTATTGGGAGAATAAATATCCGTTCTTTGGCGTCAAGGGCGTTAAGCTGCCGGTTGCGATCAGCGTGTTCCCCGACGAGCTCTACGAAGCGCCATTAAGCTGGTCCAAACAAGCTTATCCTAAGCTTTTCTATTACAACGTGCTGGATAAAGGCGGGCATTTCGCCGCTTGGGAGCAGCCGGAGTTGTTTACAAGCGAACTCCGGTCCGCATTCGGCAAGCTGCGTTAACCATCTTAAACAACGAAAAAGGTCAGCCAGAATTCTCCGGCTGACCTTCCATTAATTCAACAATGCCGTCCAGCTGCCAGGAAAGCGCGATTGTTCCGTCCAGCGTCCAGCTGTCCGGAAATTTATGGACCTTTCCGTTTCGAACGGCCGGCAGCAGACTCCATTCAACGCTTTCCATGATTCGCTTGTACGTTTCTTTTGCCCCGTCCATCCTGCCGTGAACGATAAAGATCCGGTCCGCTTTATACTGCGGGAACTCCTCTATAGGAATAAACAGCCGGGATGAGCTTGTCAGCATCCGTTTTTTCAAAGCATACGGAATGTCAAAGCCTAGCACCTGATAAATGACCGGCACTTCATTAGGCTTGTAAACATAGATTCTCTCAT
This region of Paenibacillus sp. JDR-2 genomic DNA includes:
- a CDS encoding epoxide hydrolase family protein encodes the protein MNKKLSVTLTILLSLGLMVLSLNAYAAPTPKAVSEPSPSTAIRPFQVHIPEAELTELRKRINESEWPDRETVKDQSQGTQMDTMKELARYWANDYDWRKFEAKLNGYPQYITNIDGLDIHFIHVRSKHKGALPIILTHGWPGSFIEMMKIIDPLANPTAYGGKASDAFDVVIPSLPGYGFSEKPTEPGWGPDKIASAWIELMKRLGYDKYVAQGGDWGALVTDLMAVQAPEGLIGIHSNMPGTVPAGIARTLQCGDPMPAGLTSEEKRAFEQLAAFDKHLGYADLMGTRPQTLTALADSPIGLAAFMLDHDDKSLKLMSNAFRGKPGGLSRDDILDDISLYWLTNTAISSARLYWENKYPFFGVKGVKLPVAISVFPDELYEAPLSWSKQAYPKLFYYNVLDKGGHFAAWEQPELFTSELRSAFGKLR